One Staphylococcus simiae genomic region harbors:
- the clpP gene encoding ATP-dependent Clp endopeptidase proteolytic subunit ClpP encodes MNLIPTVIETTNRGERAYDIYSRLLKDRIIMLGSQIDDNVANSIVSQLLFLQAQDSEKDIYLYINSPGGSVTAGFAIYDTIQHIKPDVQTICIGMAASMGSFLLAAGAKGKRFALPNAEVMIHQPLGGAQGQATEIEIAANHILKTREKLNRILSERTGQSIEKIQQDTDRDNFLTAEEAKEYGLIDDVMVPEA; translated from the coding sequence ATGAATTTAATTCCTACAGTTATTGAAACAACAAACAGAGGCGAACGTGCTTACGACATATATTCACGTTTATTAAAAGACCGTATTATTATGCTAGGTTCTCAAATCGATGATAATGTAGCAAATTCTATCGTATCACAATTATTATTCTTACAAGCACAAGATTCAGAAAAAGATATCTACTTGTACATTAACTCACCAGGTGGTAGTGTAACAGCTGGTTTTGCAATTTATGATACGATTCAACATATTAAACCAGATGTACAAACAATTTGTATCGGTATGGCTGCATCAATGGGTTCATTCTTATTGGCAGCTGGTGCTAAAGGTAAACGTTTTGCATTACCAAATGCAGAAGTAATGATTCACCAACCATTAGGTGGTGCACAAGGACAAGCAACTGAAATTGAAATTGCTGCTAACCACATTTTAAAAACACGTGAAAAATTAAATCGAATTTTATCTGAACGTACTGGACAAAGTATTGAAAAAATACAACAAGATACAGATCGTGATAATTTCTTAACAGCTGAAGAAGCTAAAGAATATGGTTTAATTGACGATGTAATGGTTCCTGAAGCCTAA
- a CDS encoding sugar-binding transcriptional regulator — MKDLLQVQQKLIPDLIDKMYKRFSILTTISKNQPVGRRSLSEHMDMTERVLRSETDMLKKQDLIKVKPTGMEITVEGQQVLERLKSYFDIYVDDNRLAEDIRSKFQIKEVHVVPGDADHNQSVKADLGRLAGQLLESSLYEDAIVSVTGGSTMAYVSEAIHLLPFNVFFVPARGGLGENVVFQANTIAASMAQQAGGYYTTMYVPDNVSETTYKTLMLEPSVINTLDKIKQANVTVHGIGDALKMAHRRQSPQEVIDKLQHHQAVGEAFGYYFDNQGHIVHKVKTIGLQLEDLESKDFIFAVAGGQSKGQAIKAYLSIAPKNTVLITDEAAAKIILE, encoded by the coding sequence GTGAAAGACTTATTACAAGTTCAACAAAAACTTATACCAGATCTTATTGATAAGATGTATAAACGTTTTTCGATTCTCACTACTATTTCTAAGAATCAACCAGTTGGTCGTCGAAGTTTAAGTGAACACATGGATATGACTGAGCGTGTATTACGTTCAGAAACAGATATGTTGAAGAAACAAGATTTGATTAAGGTCAAACCTACAGGAATGGAAATTACTGTAGAAGGTCAACAAGTACTTGAGAGATTGAAATCCTATTTCGATATTTATGTTGACGATAATCGTTTAGCAGAAGATATTAGAAGTAAATTTCAAATTAAGGAAGTACATGTTGTTCCAGGAGATGCAGACCATAATCAATCAGTTAAAGCAGATCTTGGTAGACTAGCGGGACAATTATTAGAAAGTTCGCTATATGAAGATGCTATCGTTTCTGTGACTGGTGGTTCAACTATGGCTTATGTAAGTGAAGCTATTCATTTATTACCATTTAATGTTTTCTTTGTTCCAGCACGAGGTGGTCTTGGTGAAAATGTTGTTTTTCAAGCAAATACCATTGCTGCGAGTATGGCTCAACAAGCTGGTGGTTATTACACAACGATGTATGTACCAGATAACGTGAGCGAAACAACGTATAAAACATTAATGTTAGAACCGTCAGTAATCAATACATTAGACAAAATTAAACAAGCAAACGTAACTGTACACGGTATCGGTGATGCGCTGAAGATGGCGCATAGACGTCAGTCACCTCAAGAGGTTATTGATAAACTTCAACATCACCAAGCCGTCGGAGAGGCATTCGGATATTATTTTGATAATCAAGGTCACATCGTTCATAAAGTAAAAACAATTGGACTACAGTTAGAAGATCTTGAATCAAAAGATTTTATTTTTGCAGTTGCCGGTGGACAATCAAAAGGACAAGCAATTAAAGCATACCTTTCAATTGCACCTAAAAATACTGTGTTAATCACAGATGAAGCAGCCGCAAAAATAATACTTGAATAA
- a CDS encoding IS30 family transposase, translating to MTQNHCNTIKHKGTHLTYEERIRIETLKDLGFSNRAIARELGRAPQTIHNEIKRGTTRQISRQKYQDKVYEYEQFQYIPSLAQQNYYKNRQRCGAQSLWRKNPHFIAWADDLMIQQRWSPEAVVACAHRENVFRKDLIPCVTTLYAWINDNIMATKNIHLLEKLKRRMSNQTYHRTHRRILGPSIEQRPQDVQSRQTFGHWEIDTVISTKDKSKPVILTLVERATRFEILKLINDKSAHSVSQGLTSIFKHLKSLTPHIFKSITADNGSEFASLYEEFGHDINIYFAHPFSSFERGTSENQHKMLRRFIPKGTDLSTVSQCRLKQVQQFMNDYPRKILGYDTAHHRMAQALKVLNLL from the coding sequence ATGACGCAAAATCATTGTAACACGATAAAACATAAAGGAACACACCTAACTTATGAAGAACGCATTCGTATCGAAACCCTTAAAGATTTAGGCTTTTCTAATCGTGCTATTGCACGTGAATTAGGACGTGCGCCTCAAACTATCCATAATGAAATAAAACGCGGTACTACACGTCAAATTTCACGCCAAAAATATCAAGATAAAGTTTATGAATATGAACAATTCCAATATATTCCATCACTCGCACAACAAAATTACTACAAGAATCGACAACGTTGTGGCGCACAATCTTTATGGCGGAAAAATCCTCATTTTATAGCTTGGGCTGATGACTTAATGATTCAACAACGTTGGTCACCTGAAGCTGTTGTGGCATGTGCTCATCGTGAAAATGTATTCCGTAAAGATTTAATACCATGTGTGACAACTTTATATGCTTGGATTAATGATAATATCATGGCGACTAAAAATATCCATCTTTTAGAGAAGTTAAAACGTCGAATGTCTAATCAAACTTATCATCGTACACATCGTCGTATTTTAGGTCCAAGTATTGAACAGCGTCCACAGGACGTCCAATCTCGTCAAACCTTTGGACATTGGGAAATCGATACTGTCATCAGTACCAAAGATAAATCTAAACCTGTCATCTTAACACTCGTTGAACGTGCTACACGTTTTGAAATCTTAAAGCTGATTAATGATAAAAGCGCTCATTCAGTCTCACAAGGATTAACATCAATATTTAAGCATTTAAAGTCGCTCACACCACATATATTCAAATCAATCACAGCAGATAATGGCTCAGAATTCGCATCATTATATGAAGAATTTGGTCATGACATCAATATTTATTTCGCACATCCATTTTCATCATTTGAACGTGGTACCAGTGAAAATCAACATAAAATGTTACGTCGATTTATACCTAAAGGAACTGATCTATCAACCGTGAGTCAATGTCGCTTAAAACAAGTGCAACAATTTATGAATGATTATCCTAGAAAAATCCTAGGCTATGACACAGCTCATCATAGAATGGCTCAAGCATTAAAAGTATTAAATCTATTATAG
- a CDS encoding DUF4887 domain-containing protein — MSNQHNDYNNIEGQDKKKMSTVSKIISAIIVLLLLFGLAFAIFAFVDHSNKSKERLEHEQEQREKKKQDDIEKEQKEKEKQQDDIDNQENQSQQQRSQNNATQAPVRQQSSNTSQQQSNQNNQKEKATSDDKAKTDKDSDSKDKDDEASNKEQSDDKADSNKEQAKPQQNNNANQQQQTQRPTQPQQQAGGGAANSNSGNSNNQATTAPRQAPQQSQSSNATQANRQSGN, encoded by the coding sequence ATGTCGAATCAACATAACGACTACAATAATATTGAAGGTCAAGACAAAAAGAAAATGAGCACGGTATCTAAAATAATTAGTGCTATTATCGTGCTGTTATTATTATTTGGTTTAGCATTTGCTATATTTGCGTTTGTAGATCATTCTAATAAATCTAAAGAGCGTTTAGAGCATGAACAAGAACAACGTGAAAAAAAGAAACAAGATGATATAGAAAAAGAACAAAAAGAAAAGGAAAAACAACAAGATGACATAGATAATCAAGAAAATCAAAGCCAACAACAACGTTCACAAAATAATGCTACTCAAGCACCAGTAAGACAACAAAGCAGTAATACATCACAACAGCAATCTAATCAGAATAATCAAAAAGAAAAAGCGACTAGCGATGACAAAGCAAAAACTGATAAAGATTCAGACTCTAAAGATAAAGATGATGAAGCATCAAATAAAGAGCAAAGTGATGACAAAGCAGATAGCAATAAAGAACAAGCTAAGCCACAACAAAATAATAATGCTAATCAACAACAACAGACACAACGACCAACACAACCACAACAACAAGCAGGTGGTGGTGCTGCAAATAGTAATAGTGGAAACAGTAATAATCAAGCTACCACAGCACCTAGACAAGCACCACAACAGAGTCAAAGTTCCAATGCAACACAAGCTAATAGACAAAGTGGCAATTAA
- a CDS encoding TIGR01777 family oxidoreductase, translating into MKNYLITGGTGLVGSSLINELKKTDCHITILTRHDETSSDAKITFVNWSKPNWQQIVPDNIDSVINLAGATLNKRWTPEYKQTLMLSRIQSTEALFDLFKSRQQAPKVLFNASAVGYYPPDLYMTYTELYKTLPFDFLSDIVYQWERFAQQFEQLGTRVVIGRFGMVLSSEGGALKSMKLPYQFYVGGKLGSGRQWYSWIHIDDLTNAILYLINHPSAQGPFNLTSPIPERQNFFGYTLARTMHKPHETWVPGLVLRTLLGQMSTVILDTQKVIPNKLQALGFNFKYSNLKLALEDLIND; encoded by the coding sequence TTGAAAAACTATTTAATTACTGGTGGAACAGGTTTAGTAGGTTCAAGCCTGATAAATGAACTTAAAAAAACGGACTGTCATATAACGATATTAACGCGTCATGACGAAACATCATCTGATGCTAAAATAACGTTTGTTAATTGGAGTAAGCCAAATTGGCAACAAATTGTTCCTGATAATATTGATAGCGTAATTAATTTAGCAGGTGCTACATTAAATAAACGTTGGACACCAGAATATAAGCAAACGCTAATGCTCAGCAGAATTCAAAGTACTGAAGCATTATTCGATCTCTTTAAATCACGTCAACAGGCACCTAAAGTCTTATTTAATGCAAGTGCTGTTGGATATTACCCTCCTGACTTATATATGACTTATACAGAATTATATAAAACCTTACCATTTGATTTCTTATCAGATATTGTTTATCAATGGGAACGATTTGCTCAACAGTTCGAGCAATTAGGAACTAGAGTTGTCATTGGTAGATTTGGTATGGTGCTATCTTCTGAGGGTGGCGCACTTAAATCAATGAAATTACCTTATCAATTTTATGTAGGTGGCAAATTAGGATCAGGTCGCCAATGGTATTCTTGGATTCATATAGATGACTTAACTAACGCTATTTTATATTTGATCAATCATCCAAGTGCCCAAGGACCATTCAACTTAACTTCACCTATACCAGAAAGACAAAATTTCTTTGGCTACACACTAGCTCGTACAATGCATAAACCACATGAAACATGGGTACCAGGATTAGTATTACGAACATTACTTGGTCAAATGTCAACAGTGATACTAGATACTCAAAAAGTAATACCTAATAAATTACAAGCATTAGGTTTCAATTTTAAATATAGTAATTTAAAATTGGCACTAGAAGATTTGATTAATGATTAA
- the ltrA gene encoding group II intron reverse transcriptase/maturase, producing MYRESPSMMELVVRENNIQKAIKKVKKNNGAPGIDGMRVSELTSHFAKYFPQIKQKLLDGTYKPQAVRKVEIPKSNGKKRVLGIPVARDRVIQQAIKQVIEPSIDRTFSKHSHGFRPNRSTGTALKECATYYEEGYLVAVDCDLKQCFDMLNHDKLMYLFERHVQDKAISKFIRRSLQVGAIDLNGNYRSREIGAPQGGVISPLLCNIYLHELDNELEKRGHRFVRYADDFVIFVRTKRAGQRVMESVTKFIEKDLKLIVNSEKSKVGSITRLKFLSCLMTKVNGTYRFRPTMEARRNLKRTLRRLTKRNRPGTFKEIISEINQVTRGWINYFGKGFITGFVTKLQSWLNRRIRQLILKRWKRIKTKYKMLRKYGLDHKSAMKIANSRKKYWRLSSTHEVHRALTTKRLYKWGLEPLTQLAETAYARY from the coding sequence ATGTATCGTGAGTCTCCATCTATGATGGAGCTTGTTGTAAGAGAGAATAATATACAAAAAGCAATTAAGAAAGTGAAGAAAAACAACGGTGCACCTGGCATCGATGGCATGCGAGTAAGTGAATTAACATCACATTTCGCAAAATACTTTCCACAAATTAAACAAAAACTGCTTGATGGCACGTATAAGCCACAAGCAGTAAGAAAGGTTGAAATACCTAAATCAAATGGGAAAAAGCGCGTGCTTGGAATCCCTGTCGCAAGAGACAGAGTTATCCAACAAGCCATTAAACAAGTCATTGAACCTAGTATCGACCGTACTTTCTCAAAACACAGTCATGGCTTTAGACCGAATCGTAGTACAGGAACTGCACTTAAAGAATGTGCAACATACTATGAAGAAGGTTACTTAGTTGCAGTTGATTGTGATTTAAAACAGTGCTTTGATATGTTGAACCATGATAAATTAATGTATCTATTTGAACGACATGTTCAAGATAAAGCCATTTCTAAATTTATTCGTAGAAGCCTACAGGTTGGTGCAATCGACCTCAATGGTAATTATCGAAGTAGAGAAATAGGTGCACCGCAAGGTGGTGTTATTTCCCCGTTACTTTGTAATATTTATCTTCACGAATTAGATAATGAATTGGAGAAACGTGGTCATCGCTTTGTTCGTTATGCAGATGACTTCGTCATCTTTGTACGTACAAAACGAGCGGGTCAACGTGTCATGGAAAGTGTGACAAAGTTTATCGAAAAAGACCTTAAACTTATTGTAAATAGTGAAAAGAGCAAGGTAGGTTCTATCACACGTTTAAAGTTCTTGAGTTGTCTAATGACCAAAGTAAATGGCACTTATCGTTTCAGACCGACTATGGAAGCAAGAAGAAATTTAAAACGCACCTTAAGACGTCTAACGAAACGAAATAGACCAGGTACCTTTAAAGAGATTATATCAGAAATTAATCAAGTAACACGAGGGTGGATAAATTACTTTGGTAAAGGATTTATTACAGGTTTTGTAACGAAGTTACAATCATGGTTAAACCGACGCATTAGACAACTAATCCTCAAAAGATGGAAAAGAATAAAAACCAAATATAAGATGTTACGTAAGTATGGACTTGACCATAAGAGTGCAATGAAAATTGCCAATTCAAGAAAGAAATACTGGCGCTTATCATCAACGCATGAAGTTCATCGTGCACTTACAACAAAACGTCTCTACAAGTGGGGGTTAGAACCATTAACCCAACTCGCAGAGACGGCTTACGCAAGATATTGA